A genomic region of Raphanus sativus cultivar WK10039 chromosome 6, ASM80110v3, whole genome shotgun sequence contains the following coding sequences:
- the LOC108813091 gene encoding disease resistance RPP13-like protein 4 encodes MAPKKSSEQPDMETKLEPEPKPNQEQEAGDDLDPAKSIKKIRTIVETLHTLFPPQPVQARSQSQTGQLRKYKSSIPPPKSNNQKVTLTTVTSAPVETSSLNHDESENSIHKLKRNLRLLEEDVAKLRVLNEVVGEEVSRHIVPLDKLLQKVEKGTTKTQLTKGMKKDLEDVNKKIFNLMCQVPLLPNRRRKPGGLDSEDGEVENNGKGIECLPAIHANEEDLKRLAVFRQVKEKFMELSTDRKICLLSFAVFPENQEVNRTMLMYWWIGEGILSDGAKPEDAVKEILKEFMEKKLIEPVENKHKVEPNCYKMSPFVHSSVVLISEEIGLFSMYQKGKKPRMKHSDLKKVCLVEESSSQPEAKAKKMPAGDIETVFNVSERFPDFAFKWFSEDQSSSGKKKKFSPLTKTSFKMLKVFYLGRWERTANRHIEVENPDLMKYLKHMTKLKLLSFQGISRIERLDDAVCKLHDLIILDLRACYNIEKLPDKIDSLKALTYLDITDCYMIDRMPKRLSWLDNLEVLKGFVVSDATDEETFCLLSELKHLKKLRKLSITINKGGDFTVAQLFVDIQDFSNLEKLKVAWGGINEHNKAEPSAGAVKEFLRSMTRLPNSSVTEPKVHKAPKKVVAVPSHLPEKLMKLDLQCFPDAELPSLLEPGKLKTLEKLYIKGGTKLTGLGKSVPEEPTECSVKVLRLKFLPRLKVEWRELRELYFPKLEFLDKYQCPHVSFCPCDGIGIWRHKSYVKL; translated from the coding sequence ATGGCTCCCAAGAAGTCCTCTGAGCAGCCAGACATGGAGACAAAGTTGGAGCCAGAGCCGAAACCGAATCAAGAACAGGAGGCAGGAGATGATCTTGATCCAGCAAAATCAATCAAAAAGATCCGTACCATCGTGGAAACTTTGCATACACTTTTCCCACCACAGCCAGTGCAAGCAAGATCTCAGTCTCAGACAGGGCAACTAAGGAAGTATAAGAGCAGCATTCCTCCTCCAAAGTCTAATAATCAGAAGGTGACTCTAACCACAGTAACAAGTGCCCCGGTGGAAACTTCTTCTTTGAACCATGACGAGTCCGAGAATTCAATCCATAAGCTAAAACGTAACCTCCGTCTGCTGGAGGAAGATGTTGCTAAGCTACGAGTGCTTAACGAAGTGGTTGGAGAAGAGGTGAGCAGACACATCGTTCCACTCGACAAACTACTTCAAAAAGTTGAAAAGGGAACCACCAAAACTCAGTTGACCAAAGGTATGAAGAAAGACTTGGAGGATGTCAACAAGAAGATCTTTAACTTGATGTGTCAGGTCCCTTTGCTTCCCAACAGACGCAGGAAGCCTGGAGGGTTAGACTCTGAGGACGGCGAAGTGGAGAATAACGGCAAAGGTATCGAATGCTTGCCAGCCATCCATGCTAATGAAGAAGATCTCAAAAGACTAGCGGTTTTCAGACAAGTTAAAGAGAAGTTCATGGAGCTTAGTACTGACCGCAAGATCTGCCTGCTGAGCTTTGCTGTCTTCCCGGAGAATCAAGAAGTGAACAGAACAATGCTCATGTATTGGTGGATTGGAGAAGGGATTCTCTCTGATGGAGCCAAACCTGAAGATGCTGTGAAAGAGATTCTCAAGGAGTTCATGGAGAAAAAGTTGATAGAGCCTGTTGAAAACAAACACAAAGTGGAGCCAAATTGCTATAAGATGTCACCCTTTGTGCATTCTTCAGTGGTTCTTATCTCAGAGGAGATAGGACTGTTTAGTATGTATCAGAAAGGGAAGAAGCCAAGGATGAAACACTCAGATTTGAAGAAGGTTTGCCTTGTGGAAGAATCATCAAGCCAGCCAGAAGCAAAAGCTAAGAAGATGCCAGCAGGGGACATTGAGACAGTGTTCAATGTCTCTGAGAGGTTTCCTGATTTTGCATTCAAGTGGTTCTCAGAGGATCAGTCATCAtcagggaagaagaagaagtttagCCCTCTAACAAAAACTTCTTTTAAAATGCTCAAGGTGTTTTATCTAGGCAGATGGGAGAGAACGGCGAACCGACACATCGAGGTGGAGAATCCTGACCTTATGAAGTACTTGAAGCATATGACTAAACTCAAGCTTCTGAGCTTTCAAGGGATCTCAAGAATTGAAAGACTTGATGATGCTGTCTGTAAGCTTCATGATCTGATCATCTTGGACCTGAGAGCTTGCTATAATATTGAGAAGCTTCCAGACAAGATAGACTCACTCAAGGCACTGACATACTTAGACATCACAGATTGTTACATGATAGACCGCATGCCCAAGAGGTTGTCATGGCTGGATAACTTGGAGGTTCTCAAAGGCTTTGTGGTTAGTgatgctactgatgaggagacgtTCTGTTTACTGTCTGAGCTGAAGCACTTGAAGAAGCTGAGAAAGCTAAGCATTACTATAAACAAAGGTGGTGACTTCACTGTTGCTCAACTGTTTGTGGATATTCAAGATTTCTCAAACCTTGAGAAGTTGAAAGTGGCGTGGGGAGGTATTAATGAACACAACAAAGCCGAACCTTCTGCTGGGGCAGTAAAAGAGTTCCTCAGGTCGATGACACGCCTTCCTAATAGCTCAGTTACAGAGCCAAAGGTTCACAAGGCTCCAAAGAAGGTAGTAGCCGTTCCAAGCCACCTTCCAGAGAAGTTGATGAAACTGGACCTACAGTGTTTTCCTGATGCGGAACTTCCATCATTGCTTGAGCCTGGTAAGCTAAAGACACTGGAAAAACTCTACATTAAAGGAGGAACCAAACTTACTGGCTTAGGGAAGTCAGTGCCTGAGGAGCCAACGGAGTGCAGTGTCAAGGTTTTGCGTCTAAAGTTCCTTCCCAGGCTAAAAGTGGAGTGGAGGGAGCTGAGGGAACTCTACTTTCCAAAACTGGAGTTCTTGGATAAGTATCAGTGCCCTCATGTTAGTTTCTGCCCCTGTGATGGTATTGGAATCTGGCGCCACAAGTCTTATGTAAAACTCTGA
- the LOC108813093 gene encoding probable disease resistance protein At5g45490 — translation MTPEIPKQGEAFITRFTQKYEDWVNNRNINHEDVPKRNYLSAGALNKRKGEPDENDRVETNSELPGHKIHGFDNEIKSLKNFLLDHKVYNEFKSLVVVGEYGVGKTALCKTIFNDEDVKSVYAPRIWVSMHSIERSEERLDGKISVLKKILTVLGVEVSILDKIKKDAVDECKSNDGESAKEKELSALLYALHLNLRWKKYLIVFDDVREEDNWNEMLQDDVEKLKKDKRWGKYLSDGFPKGSGGRVIYTTRDENKNLAKKLVAEEHEIHRLWPLTDSLSVWRIYDEARIENGEDDPPRNDKKCIEELMNKSRGLPLAVRLLSTLLPVFLDDENTEQNGSIHGSDNTTTAEENGTTQPPTA, via the coding sequence ATGACTCCAGAAATTCCAAAGCAAGGAGAAGCCTTCATAACCCGCTTCACTCAAAAATATGAAGACTGGGTCAATAACCGCAACATAAACCATGAAGATGTTCCCAAAAGAAACTATCTCTCTGCAGGAGCTTTGAACAAGAGAAAGGGGGAGCCAGATGAAAATGATCGCGTGGAAACCAATTCTGAACTTCCAGGCCATAAAATCCATGGTTTCGACAACGAGATCAAGTCCTTGAAGAACTTCTTGCTGGACCACAAGGTCTACAATGAGTTCAAGAGTCTTGTGGTCGTAGGAGAATACGGTGTGGGGAAGACAGCTTTGTGCAAGACCATCTTCAATGATGAAGATGTGAAGAGTGTTTACGCTCCAAGAATCTGGGTGTCTATGCATAGCATTGAACGGTCTGAAGAGAGACTTGATGGGAAGATATCTGTTTTAAAGAAGATCTTGACGGTTCTTGGAGTTGAAGTTTCTATATTGGACAAGATCAAAAAAGATGCGGTAGATGAGTGTAAGAGCAATGATGGAGAGAGTGCCAAGGAGAAGGAGTTATCTGCTCTGCTCTATGCACTTCACTTGAACCTGAGGTGGAAGAAGTATCTGATAGTGTTTGATGATGTGCGAGAAGAGGACAACTGGAACGAGATGCTTCAAGACGATGTGGAGAAGCTCAAGAAGGATAAGAGATGGGGAAAGTATCTTTCAGATGGATTCCCTAAAGGGTCTGGTGGAAGAGTCATATACACGACCAGGGATGAGAACAAGAACCTGGCCAAGAAGCTAGTGGCAGAGGAACATGAGATACATCGTCTTTGGCCTCTGACTGATTCTCTGAGTGTCTGGAGGATATATGATGAAGCACGCATTGAGAACGGGGAAGATGATCCTCCTAGGAACGACAAGAAATGCATTGAAGAGCTTATGAACAAGTCTCGTGGTCTTCCTCTAGCTGTTAGACTATTGTCCACGCTACTTCCCGTGTTTCTTGACGATGAAAACACTGAGCAGAACGGTTCTATCCACGGCTCAGACAACACCACCACTGCAGAAGAGAATGGAACTACTCAACCTCCAACAGCCTGA
- the LOC108813089 gene encoding uncharacterized protein LOC108813089, translating to MVNPIPEPIKDIWDAWSIRTTLIFSLSLQTFLIFFAPQRKRTSKKVLLSLIWSAYLLADWAANFAAGQISDSQGDDPKPGEPKKNNKLLAFWVPFLLLHLGGPDTITALALEDNELWLRHLLGLGFQAIATGYVFLQSLPNDLWRPILLVSATGVIKYVERTLALYLASLDKFKDSMIQRPDPGPNYAKLMEEYAAKKVMKMPTQIIKIEEPEKDPKASAKVKPDDLTELNILQYAYKYFNIFKGLVVDLIFTFQQRAESKRFFSELKPGEALRILEVELNFIYEALYTKAEILHNWIGVIFRFIALGCIIAALRIFRYTDKKDYGDFDVGLTYALLIGGIALDLIALIMFCLSDWTFVRLRKMKDEVDDPDTKFDKFLNRILGFRGGLKTEKYKCFKKEDEDVEKDGTNKTCHEVLDTFFMVRRWSEYVHAHNLLEYCLWITPSRIHHTKGFIHMVFGWFIDVFRIGAVFRAIGKAIAFCFNGIKEAGHSVYKWFDNKISVLCKNRKWLKEDYIRSWIYWTFFIVHLLGYLIRKFMDFFGIQAQLDEIIFTSSDRVTLDLWEHIFGEVLKKSRFADDSESAMRVSSARGDWSLRDIQGEDRETEKKREKLLRYVMEMDYDQSLLVWHIATELLYQSEQATEESHSDREFSKILSDYMMYLMMMQPTLMSAVVGIGKIRFRDTCEEAKRFFDRRHIGYRNIKKASEAILSVTAPAKAEPIDVKGDRSKSVLFDGSMLAKELKGLKELPELKDGLKKAKGEAYMWEVVSKVWVELLCYAATKCGAIEHAAQLSKGGELISFVWLLMAHFGLGDQFQINQGDARAKLVIGK from the coding sequence ATGGTTAACCCAATCCCAGAGCCTATCAAAGACATATGGGATGCATGGAGTATCCGAACTACCTTAATCTTCAGTCTCAGCCTCCAAACGTTTCTCATCTTCTTTGCACCTCAAAGAAAACGCACATCCAAAAAGGTACTACTCTCTCTCATCTGGTCAGCTTATCTTCTTGCCGACTGGGCTGCGAACTTCGCCGCGGGACAAATCTCTGATAGTCAAGGAGACGATCCAAAGCCCGGGGAGCCTAAAAAGAACAATAAACTCTTAGCTTTTTGGGTTCCTTTCTTGCTCTTGCATCTCGGTGGTCCAGACACGATCACTGCCCTTGCGCTTGAAGATAACGAGCTCTGGCTCAGGCACTTGCTGGGTCTTGGCTTTCAAGCAATAGCAACCGGCTACGTGTTTCTACAGTCGTTACCAAACGATCTATGGAGACCCATTTTGTTGGTTTCTGCAACAGGAGTGATCAAGTATGTTGAGAGGACGTTAGCTTTATACTTGGCGAGTCTTGACAAGTTTAAAGATTCCATGATTCAGCGGCCTGATCCTGGACCAAACTACGCGAAGCTCATGGAGGAATACGCGGCTAAAAAGGTTATGAAGATGCCTACACAGATTATCAAGATCGAAGAGCCTGAGAAAGATCCAAAAGCTAGTGCTAAGGTTAAGCCTGATGATCTAACCGAGCTCAATATTCTCCAGTATGCTTATAAGTACTTCAACATCTTCAAAGGTCTTGTGGTCGATCTCATCTTTACCTTTCAACAACGAGCTGAGAGCAAGCGATTCTTTAGCGAGCTGAAACCAGGTGAAGCTCTAAGAATCTTGGAGGTTGAGCTCAACTTCATCTACGAAGCTCTTTACACAAAAGCTGAGATTCTGCATAATTGGATAGGAGTCATCTTCAGGTTCATTGCTCTTGGATGCATTATAGCAGCTCTCCGCATCTTCCGATACACGGACAAGAAAGACTATGGAGATTTCGATGTTGGCCTCACTTATGCGTTGCTGATAGGAGGGATAGCTCTGGATCTCATTGCTCTTATCATGTTCTGTCTGTCCGACTGGACCTTTGTCAGGCTGAGGAAGATGAAGGACGAGGTGGATGATCCCGACACTAAATTCGACAAGTTTCTTAACCGGATTCTTGGATTCAGGGGGGGTTTGAAAACAGAGAAGTACAAATGCTTCAAAAAGGAGGACGAAGACGTTGAGAAGGATGGAACGAACAAGACGTGTCATGAAGTGCTCGACACTTTCTTTATGGTACGCAGGTGGTCTGAGTATGTACATGCACACAACTTGCTAGAGTACTGTCTTTGGATAACTCCAAGTAGGATCCATCACACAAAGGGTTTCATACACATGGTCTTTGGCTGGTTTATCGATGTTTTTCGCATTGGAGCTGTCTTCCGAGCCATAGGAAAAGCAATTGCATTCTGTTTCAACGGTATAAAGGAAGCAGGTCATAGTGTTTACAAGTGGTTTGACAATAAGATAAGTGTTTTATGCAAGAACAGAAAATGGTTGAAAGAAGATTATATTAGGAGTTGGATCTACTGGACGTTCTTCATTGTTCATCTTCTTGGATATCTGATAAGAAAGTTCATGGACTTCTTTGGGATACAAGCTCAGCTAGATGAGATTATCTTCACATCAAGTGATCGTGTCACTCTTGATCTGTGGGAGCATATATTTGGAGAGGTTTTGAAGAAATCTCGGTTTGCCGACGACTCGGAAAGCGCCATGAGGGTGTCTTCAGCTAGAGGTGACTGGAGTCTGCGAGACATACAAGGTGAAGacagagaaacagagaaaaagcGAGAGAAGCTTCTGCGGTATGTGATGGAAATGGATTATGATCAGAGTCTTCTTGTGTGGCATATTGCAACTGAGCTCTTATACCAATCAGAACAAGCCACTGAAGAGAGTCATAGTGACCGTGAGTTTAGTAAAATCCTTTCAGACTACATGATGTACCTCATGATGATGCAACCCACTCTCATGTCAGCTGTTGTGGGTATTGGAAAGATAAGATTCAGGGACACTTGCGAGGAGGCGAAAAGGTTCTTCGATAGGAGGCATATCGGATACAGAAATATAAAGAAGGCTAGCGAGGCGATTTTATCAGTGACGGCTCCGGCAAAAGCTGAACCTATTGACGTGAAAGGTGACAGAAGCAAGTCAGTGCTGTTTGATGGGAGCATGTTGGCCAAAGAGCTTAAGGGTTTAAAAGAGCTTCCAGAATTAAAGGATGGCTTGAAGAAGGCCAAGGGAGAGGCATACATGTGGGAAGTAGTGAGCAAAGTGTGGGTTGAGTTGCTTTGTTATGCAGCAACTAAGTGTGGCGCTATAGAACACGCAGCTCAGCTAAGCAAAGGTGGAGAACTCATCAGCTTTGTGTGGCTGTTGATGGCTCATTTTGGACTAGGAGATCAGTTCCAGATCAACCAAGGAGATGCTAGAGCCAAACTGGTTATAGGCAAGTGA
- the LOC108812704 gene encoding uncharacterized protein LOC108812704 — protein MVEVIPKDIKEVWDRWNIRGAIILSLTLQAILICFSPLRKRTPRRLLIMLVWSSYLLADWSANFAVGLISKNQGKDPKKGDPPQDKKLMALWAPFLLLHLGGPDTITAFALEDNALWLRHVFGLVFQAIAGVYVVLQSIPNSLWLIIVLVFISGTIKYLERTTALYSASLDKFRDSMIQAPDPGPNYAKLMEEYKAKKEARLPTKIILIDEPDKENRPKKLVHPAQASDIRKEKENSKLTDLEIAQYAYKFFNTFKGLVVNLIFSFRERDESLEIFENLTDPEEALRIIEVELGFLYDALFTKVAVLHTVIGTISRVVASGTLVAAFIIFHNKPNKGTEFHDADVKVTYTLFGVGLALDLISILLFLFSDWTCAALSSLKDDPDEKLSPKDRFFNWLLSLRKLSWTVQECHKKGEHKCDKEGHDKCSKHEVLTTGFFLRRWCGSINVFNFLAYATNAEVERIHDARGKLRRYAWTAFIYPFENLSFVIQTIGGKVAELINAVHKRISHQVNETSRKHPWARSTIYPFYFGFLSRIPHFIKLVWDKFSDFFDISDMLDMVYKTLFVHGEPMTKELWAFMFNELKYKSKFGDSPENAKRISLARGQWTLRDNLPEDADREKLVGYVTNFDYDQSLLMWHIATELCYQQEETIPKGYDESKHYSNREFSKIISDYVMYLLIMQPGLMSEVAGIGKIRFRDTMAEADKFFHRRHIENVRDVKVASNTILDVSSDIDPMGVKGDRSKSVLFDASRLAKDLRQLEERYGKDKWEILSKVWVELLCYAACHCDSTAHVEQLSRGGELINFVWLLMAHFGLTDQFQINKGDARAKLIIGK, from the coding sequence ATGGTGGAAGTGATACCAAAAGACATCAAAGAAGTGTGGGACAGATGGAACATAAGAGGAGCAATCATTCTGAGTCTAACCCTCCAAGCAATTCTCATCTGCTTCTCACCTCTCAGGAAACGCACACCAAGAAGACTTTTGATCATGCTCGTTTGGTCCTCATACCTCTTAGCAGATTGGTCTGCTAATTTCGCTGTTGGTCTCATCTCCAAGAACCAAGGTAAAGACCCCAAGAAAGGTGACCCTCCACAGGACAAGAAGCTCATGGCCTTATGGGCACCGTTCTTGCTCTTACATCTTGGTGGACCAGACACAATCACAGCCTTTGCCCTTGAAGACAACGCTCTTTGGCTCAGACATGTCTTTGGACTCGTCTTTCAGGCTATCGCTGGTGTTTATGTTGTTCTTCAGTCTATCCCCAATAGCCTCTGGTTGATAATAGTCTTAGTGTTTATCTCCGGGACTATAAAGTATCTAGAGAGGACAACGGCTTTGTATAGTGCGAGTTTGGATAAGTTTAGAGACTCTATGATTCAAGCGCCGGATCCAGGACCAAACTACGCGAAGCTCATGGAGGAGTACAAAGCCAAGAAAGAGGCAAGACTACCAACAAAGATCATTCTCATTGATGAGCCTGATAAGGAGAATAGGCCAAAGAAGTTGGTGCATCCAGCACAAGCCTCGGacattagaaaagaaaaagaaaatagtaagtTGACTGATCTTGAGATTGCTCAGTATGCTTACAAGTTCTTCAACACGTTCAAGGGTCTTGTGGTCAACCTCATCTTCAGCTTCAGGGAGCGCGACGAGAGCCTAGAGATCTTTGAGAATCTTACTGATCCAGAGGAAGCTTTGAGGATCATTGAAGTTGAGCTTGGATTCCTCTATGATGCTCTGTTCACAAAGGTCGCTGTTCTTCACACCGTTATCGGAACTATATCACGGGTCGTTGCTTCAGGGACCCTTGTGGCAGCTTTCATCATCTTTCATAATAAACCAAACAAAGGCACAGAGTTTCATGATGCTGATGTTAAGGTTACTTACACGCTGTTTGGAGTTGGTTTAGCTTTGGATCTCATATCAATCCTCTTGTTTCTGTTTTCTGACTGGACTTGTGCTGCACTTAGTAGCTTGAAGGATGACCCGGACGAAAAACTATCACCGAAAGATCGGTTTTTCAACTGGCTTCTTAGTCTCAGAAAGCTTAGTTGGACGGTGCAAGAGTGCCACAAGAAAGGTGAGCACAAGTGTGACAAGGAAGGTCATGATAAATGTTCGAAGCATGAAGTGCTTACAACTGGATTCTTCCTCAGGAGATGGTGTGGAAGCATTAACGTGTTTAACTTTCTAGCATACGCCACAAATGCTGAAGTAGAGAGGATCCATGACGCAAGAGGTAAACTCCGCCGCTACGCGTGGACTGCCTTCATTTACCCATTTGAGAATCTCAGCTTTGTCATCCAAACAATTGGTGGAAAGGTTGCTGAGTTGATCAACGCTGTGCACAAGAGGATCAGCCACCAAGTCAATGAGACATCAAGAAAACATCCTTGGGCTCGTAGTACTATCTACCCTTTCTATTTCGGGTTCCTATCACGCATTCCGCACTTCATCAAGCTTGTGTGGGATAAGTTCAGCGACTTCTTCGACATCTCGGACATGCTTGATATGGTTTACAAGACTCTCTTTGTGCATGGAGAGCCTATGACTAAAGAGCTCTGGGCTTTCATGTTCAATGAGCTCAAGTACAAGTCAAAGTTTGGAGACAGTCCTGAGAATGCTAAAAGGATATCTCTGGCTCGAGGGCAATGGACTTTGAGAGACAACCTTCCAGAGGACGCAGACCGGGAGAAGCTTGTGGGTTATGTCACAAACTTTGACTACGATCAGAGTCTTTTGATGTGGCACATTGCAACAGAGCTCTGTTACCAACAGGAAGAGACTATCCCTAAGGGCTATGATGAAAGTAAGCACTACAGCAACCGTGAGTTCAGCAAAATCATTTCAGACTACGTGATGTATCTCCTTATCATGCAACCTGGTCTGATGTCCGAAGTTGCTGGAATTGGGAAGATCAGGTTCAGAGACACAATGGCTGAAGCTGACAAGTTCTTCCACAGGAGGCATATTGAGAACGTCAGAGATGTGAAAGTAGCCAGCAATACCATCCTTGACGTCAGTAGTGATATTGATCCGATGGGTGTTAAGGGAGATAGAAGCAAGTCTGTGTTGTTTGATGCGAGCAGGCTAGCTAAAGACCTGAGGCAGCTGGAGGAGAGGTATGGGAAAGACAAATGGGAGATACTGAGCAAAGTGTGGGTGGAACTTCTCTGTTATGCAGCGTGTCATTGTGATTCCACAGCTCATGTGGAGCAGCTTAGTAGAGGTGGTGAGCTGATCAACTTTGTTTGGCTTTTAATGGCTCATTTTGGATTAACAGATCAGTTCCAGATCAACAAAGGAGATGCCAGAGCTAAACTTATCATAGGCAAGtga